Sequence from the Mauremys mutica isolate MM-2020 ecotype Southern chromosome 2, ASM2049712v1, whole genome shotgun sequence genome:
AACTAGGCAAGTAGTAAAATTCAATCTTTCCAAATTCAGTTGAGAaaacccatttaaaaaacaataaaacgGGGCAGATGAGACAACCCAAAGCAAAACACAACTGGGaacctggctgaatgtttcaaaAGAGGTTTCCGAATGTCTTTCTTATTCTTCATCCCCACGCTGGCTCTGTCCACTCTCTCACAATATTCTATGGATTACCATTCCCTGTGCTTGTTAACATGAGAGTCATTAAAGGGGGGGGGAGCGTTCAGAGTCCTATTAAgcccttttttcctttcttcccatTTCCCTTTATTTCTCAACCTCCTGCTCAGATGACCAGTGATCCCAGTCCCAGTTTAGTATTTGAGGGATTGAGATGatgaagggaagaaggaagaaggGTCTGGCCAGTAGGCATATCAAACACCAGTTCTCTCTCTTCTCAATATTTTCTGTCAGACTATTAGATTTACAGGCTGCAATCCTTGTTTTACCTTTTTTTTCTGAACTGAAATTATGGATAAAATTAAAAAGCAACACCCCTAAAAATATCAAAAACCCTAACCTCCACCATTCGCCCTAATGAACTAAAGAAAAAATGAACACCATGAGGAAAAAGAAAGTTGCTTCATTACTGTGGAAACATGGAGATGAAGTTACATGAACAAACTGATGAGAGCCAAACATATACCGTACAATAAATGATGTgcagaaatctctctctctctctctctctctgatatcaAAGGGCATGGTTGAGACTCCTTAGTTAAGCTGTAACTGATTAAGATTTAGAGGGgtagaggtttttttgtttggttggttggatGGTTTTTGTTTAAGATACTAACGAGTTCTAGATCCATATGCAACAGAATAAATAACGTTGCAGACCAAAAATCAATGCATTCGTTAATCAGAACAACACAACAATTCCAGGGACAGCATTCAAAGTCGGGTAATCCTACGAAATGGTAGCAGAGATCCACACAGGAAAGATACGATGAAAAGAGGATGAGCTCAGGGTGCCTCCTAAGACAGTATCACCATTCTGCACTGGATATAAATCGTGCAAAATGAACCTACTCCTTCGCTACGCATCGTTTGACTACTTTGACAACACGGGATAGGAAACACCCTTCACCCAAGAGAGACGCGGTAACATTGCCAAATACACTCGGAATCGGCAGGTTCACTGACTCCCCGCGAGCACTGGGGTTGGTATACTGAATGCCCTGCTGTCCTGAGGTCTGCACGCCCTTGCCCCCTTTAACTCCCATCAGAAAAGATTTGCTGGGAGTTTTGGGATCTTGCCTGGAAGGCGCCATAGAAATGCGAAGCAGAAGCCTACATTATATACCATTAATAATGAAAATGCAAACGCTTCCTCGGGAGGATGAAGTTGCTCAGCCGAGGCGATGCTTTCTGCAAACTCCGTGCAGTGGCTGGGATGCGGGCGAGGGGACcacagcaggtgtgtgtgtgggggggggggtcagtaaGTGGGGAGGGCCTGGGGGGCTAGCGATGGGGGGTGGAGGtgcagcagccccaggggagaGGGCAGGCTAGAGCAGGAGCTGGCTGACCTGGTCGAAGTAGATGGTCATGGTGCGGTTGCTCATCTCCGACGGCTCGTGGTTGGTGCTCCTGGTGGCCGAGAAGGCCACCTTGGCGCTGCCCGAGCGCACCGAGATCCCCAAGGAGGAGGTGATGGCCCCGTCCGCCGACGGGCTGGAGTCGCAAACCACCAGGCACTTGCCCTCCAGCACGATGGGCTCCGTGTCGTTCTGCGCACGCACCGGGCAGCCggcgggcagcagcagcagcagcagggccagcgcCGCcgccaggcaggagcagcagcccgCGGGCTCCGGCAGCGCCCCCCGCCGCCCTAGCCCCAGCATCTtcggcaggggccagcagccgctCCCCCTCGGCGCCGGCATCAGGGCGCAAGCGGGTAGGGAGGGGAGGCTGCGCCtagttcctcccctgcgctcTCCGGGGCAGCTGGCTTGGGACTAGATCCGAGTCCTCCTCCTCCGGGCAGGGCAATGAGGCGTCCTCACAGGGCGGGCGGCACACAGCCTGGCAACGGCAAAGAGAGCGATCAGCCACCGAgcccagccacacacaccccgcactaGCCCCTGGCGAGCCCAGCGCCGCCCGGCAAGCGCGCACCCGCCTCCCTCCCTGGCAGGGCGTCACTAAGTACTGGGCACAACAGGTCCAGGAGATGCCCAAGTGCCGTGCCAGATGTCTCCTCTCccggcacccccctgccccccccggggggagGTACTgccataccccccccccccccgggcagtttGAGCTGGGAAGGAAAAGCGCGCGGtagttgtattttttttctcactCCCCACACTTTTAGCCTCCAAATCAAGCCAGCTAAACGCTATTGACAGATCCCCGACTAGCCTGTAATCCCCCTTGCGGAAGGCGGGTGTTTAAATCACCACCGAAGCGCCCGCAGCCTGACTTTTTTGTCACAGCTGTTAAGGTGCGATCGACGCCGGTTCTCTCCTGGTCTCGCCAAGCGCGAATCGCCCGAAGAGCTTCACAGACAATGAGCTCTGCGCGCTTGCGGCTGCTTCGCTAATGTGACCCACGCGATTTCATAAGCATTCATACAGAAAATCAAATAAACCCTTTCCTACTGCAAAGCCGAGCGCTGGCATATTCCCGTCATTGCGGAGCTCTCTTTCCAAACCCAGTTTGCGGCAAACACTTTCTTTTGAATTACGGAGACTTTAGACACGGGCACCAATTTATACTTTTAATCTGTTCCACAGGCCAGCTGAGCTGTGATCTGTAGGGTGCCCCTTTGAAACTTACCGGTTCATTAAACTCttgggaggggaaagaaagacTAAGAAATCCCCCCTCCCTATTCTAGGAAACCAACTCGCATTTAGATTCTTTCTGAGAAGTTGCATCTCAGTTACCCTCCCTCTTCAACCCAAATTTAAATCTCCGTGATGTATCCCCCTTTCCCCAGACTCTaccccatcccctcctcccctggccgATGCATATTTTAAGTGGACCAGCTAGCGCGGGGATATTGTTGGTTACCTGGTAGATCCATGATGGGAGCGTAGGGCTGGCTAGGTAGCTGTCCGTGAAGTTGAATTGCTTAGAGAAAATGAGCTGAGATGGTGCTGGCAGAAAGAAAAGGAAGCAGGACTCGCCTCATTCTCTCCCGCCCATTGccaacaaccccccccctcctccctccctccctgtctttCACACGCACACTGACACCCGTCACTGCCTCACACACCAGGCGTAGGGGCTGGAGACCACGCCggcaagacaccccccccccccagcaggctcACACCTCCCGGCCCTGCCCTGGATAGATCGTCCCAGCTGGAGTGTCCTGGCAAGGGTCAGAGCGGCCGGGTAACGCTCTGCAGCGGCAGCGAGACGGGTTTACACCAGAGCCACCCCAGAGGAAACCCAAAACGGGATAAACTCTCCCCCAGGAGGAACCAGCTGGACGCGTTTAAAGGCCCGCCCCAGAGACAGAGGGGGCATCCCCATGATTCCTTATTTGCTTTTAGAGCCCACGCCCCGGTTCAGTGGTAAATGCAAGGAGGGGCGGGGGAGCCGCCAGCGTGAAATCCATTCCTAGTGCCTATCCCATTGCGGAGAGCGCGCTCCAGGTTCAGCGCTGGGCGCAGCCTGAAGCAGGGCGAGCCCCCCGGGTTCCTGTCTCTGTCCCTTAAAAGCCCACTCTTCGCTTAGACACTAGCTCCTCATTTATTACAGTGCTTATTCCTGCGCCCCGGCATCCCatggacactcacacacaccccgtgcAGCTGTCTCTGGAAATAGGCTGCCCCGCATGCCAACTGCGGTTGCAGACTGCCACCTAGCGTCAACTTGGCGATGGGATGCGTTCCTGTGGGTATCAGGAGGGGGGGCTTTTTGCGttagaaagagcagcagcagcagctcgggaATTCGGggagggaaaaagaaaaacagggcAGAGCTCTAACCCTTAAATTAagttctcccctcccctttcccccccagtgCGATCTGGGAGGCTTTCAGAGCCTTACTGCTTTACATAGCCAACACTGCCATGATGATGAATGTTGCAGTCAAAGTTAGCATCAGTGATTACTGGCTGCAAAATATTTGCACATCTCAGTGCTGCTGCTAGTGGTTATGGCTGAAACTAGGCAGAGCGAAGGAAAGCTTTGAAGATGAACCCTCTTGTTAAagcaacatttaaaaatacaatttttttccaAAGTATTTTTAGTTACAGCTTGACATTTTCCTAAGTTCCCACTACTCAGCTTTCAGCATAGGAAAATAAAATATCAGAAAACTTTACATAAATCACTAATTAGTAACTGATGACTGTCTAATGCTCCCCAGTAGGGCAAAATGTACAGTTAtatatcaatggcaaaattctcctATCAGAAATGAATGGAAAATAAGTATTCAGCTACAATATTTTGATTTAACCACATGTAGGGAGTTTTTATGGGTGTCTTGTGATGGTTTGCATCCAGAAATTAATTCTGCCTTAAAAATCACAGCTAAGCAATGTGCCAGGAATTCCAAACATATAGATTGTTATCACAAAGGGACTTTTAATTTCAGATTTAGTATACAATTATTTTGTATACTAATGGATAGTCTCTCTTGTGGGTAGGGGCAATGAAACTAGGAAGCTGAAAATATACAGCATTAGCAAATATCAGAAACCCATAGCAAAGGCCAGATTGTGTCCTTAAGGAATTATCCAATGTTGTAGGAAAGTGTGGGAAGGTTCATGCCACTGAAATTCTTCCAGGGATGCCCTCCTAAATCACCCCTACCCACCACATGTTGGCCTACTTCTGGTGGGCAGCTAGTATGTATATAGTGTTAGTGCCTCGGACCTCAGTCATAGACTAGGACTTCCTTgtacactgtacaaacacacaaccaaAAGACAGTCTCTGTCTCAAGGACCTTACTGTCTATATTGATTACTTCCTAAATTGGGGATCAGTGTCATGTCACTGTCCTTGcaactcctcccccgcccctccacaaacacacacacacacacatgagctCATTGCAGGGTAGTGAAACTGTTACAGAGGTCACTCAACAGGATAACATACAGTTGCCTTTAGTTAAGCTTGGGAGGATTAAATTTTTATTGATAAATGTTAGCAAAGGTCAGCTtctctgtacacacacaaactgattaaaaatgttggatgataatagaaatttacaaataggcaatataaaaaaaatgctgcttgagaacttcttagagtttgatttaagaatacTAACTCTATATTTTGATATGCAGTGTCAACAATTTATGGTTTGATGGTTATAAAGctctaactttttgaatctcaatgtctactctCATATGTGATGcctcccataatttcctgcagctGTGAAAAGTTaagcttttatatttttatgttttaaCACCCATAATCTTATGCAACTATGAAgcttaaattgatttaaaataaaaaaatacttaaaaataaacatagatATTATATGTcaaaattatatacaaaaatcAAAATTCTGTCAAGCCTACCTTTAGTTAACCTCCCTATGATAATTCTTTTGTTCAAATGCTATAAAATGTGTTTTCAGTTGTTCTTGTACATTTCCTCATTCAAATTCCACAAATGTGAAACACTCTAATGATAGCATAGCTATGAAATATGTTTTATTGTGATATTGAATGAATTCTTATTACAGAAGTTAACTATTATGCTACTCCCTCACTTACTGTAACTTATATCTTAAACAAATTGCAACTATAATGTACTATTTATTACTTCAAAGAGATACCACCATATTCTGCTACAGCATAGGCGTTAGTGCTGAGGATCAGCTGTGAGGGGATTTAATATACTAAAACTATTACAGTGACACATTATACTGCAACAGCTTGATGTGTATCATGGTAACCCAGAGGAAAGCTTGAGAAAATGTGTGTATGTCCTCATTCATAATTTTCCTGTgatgtattatttatattttaaggaATTCCAGATTTTAACAGGAAAAGAAAGTAgggttttgattttatttaaaatagtaCATTAAACAAACAGTCATGCACATTTTCCCTCAAAAGATGCACCCTAAttagagaaaaagaaaatacaggaTAAATACTTTTTAGTGTAGTTGTGTggaggtttttgttttcttttttctgacTGAAAACATGATCAGTTACAGTGAGCTTATTTTGGTTTTAGGGTTGTTATGAGAGCTAGCTCAGCCAAGTCATTAATATAGCTAAGTTCATTAGCCAAAAGGCCTGTCTGGAGTTTAATGATAGTCTTGAATTCTTTTCTGTGGTGGATCCTGGGTAGACAAGGTAGGTCTTGCCTACCATTGAATCAGATATTGTATACTCTTTGATTGcaacatggaactgggagcaaagATTGGGAATAAAGAATTCTTGTGTTCTAATCCTGGGTCTAATATTGACTTCTTATGAAGCCTTGGGCAAATATCAACCATttggcctcagtttcctcatctgccaAAATAGGATAGTATTTCCTTATCTTTACAGGAGTGTTTATGAAAATTAGTTAGTTAAATTTAaatttgaaaagcatttttaaaatgtaaggtaCTGTTGCGCCTTCAAACACAAATATCCGATTCACATACCAGCATCATCCCTCGGCCGAGGAACAGCTGTCCAAGGCCTTGCAGATCAGCTTTCCATTggaagagaaatcagtgacacagACTCCTGGTATATTCCAAATTCTTCTATTTATACATAAACCCCAATCCTGGAACAGAGGAAATTCCTTATTTTAGGAATCTCTGCCCAATACCCAAAAGCAATCCCAAACAGCTACTCTGTCTCAAGAACTGACTCTAATCTGCGACCAATGCAGAAAGCAAAATCTCCTGCTACTGTTTCCTTTTCACAGAACTGCCTCTAAACAGAAACGCATATAAACAAAAACTCACAGCAAGACAGTATGTTTTATAATGACTGAATATTTGCTTGCacactaaaggtatgtctactctacaaaattaggtcaaatgtatagaagtcggttttttagaaattgtttttatacagtcaattgtgcgtgtccccacacaaaatgctctaagtgcttTAAATCggtggactgcgtccacagtaccgaggctagcgtcgacttatGGAGCGTTGAACTGTGGGTAgatgtgggtagctatcccacagttcccgcagtctccgccacccattggaattctgggttgagatcccaatacctgatggggcaaaaacaatgtcacgggtggttctgggtacctgtcgtcaggcccccctctctctccctccctccgtgaaagcaacgacagacaatggtttcacaccttttttcctcggttacctgagcagacgccttaccatggcaagcatggagcccgctcagctcaccatcaccgtacatctcctgggtgctgacagacgtgggactgcattgctacacagcagcagctcattgccttttggcagcagatggtgcattacgattggtagccatcgttgtcatactcctgggtgctcttttagccgacctcagtgaggtcggtcaggggcgcctgggcagacataggagtgactcagccaggtcattcccgttttctgccaagcacccaggagatgacgatggctagcagtcatactgcactgtctgctgccagcctaagatgtaaaagatagatggagttgatcaaaacaagaaattgacctgatttgttttgtgaaatcaacggcctgctaacctcagggttttgagttcaatccttgaggggggcattctgtctgacagttgtttgtgtttctccttgatgcaaagccaccccttttgctgattttaattccctgtaagtcatgtcgtcagtcacccctccctccatcagagcaatagcagacaattgtttcgcacTTTTTTCAgggcagaaccagaagctgctaaagcaaaaccaggcgaggaggtgatGGCAGCACAGTGACGAGattgatgaggacatagacatgggcatatacttctcacaaagtatgggccATGCAATGTGCCgcagcaatgtgcacatcatgctgatgagctctgcatgagctctgcatggtcacctgtgctgatcagctcgccatgctggccaaacaggaaatgaaattcaaaagttcgcaggccttttcctgtctacctggccagtgcatcagagttgagagtgctgttcagagcggtcacaatggagcactccgggatagctcccggaggccaataccgtcaaattctgtccacactaccccaaatttgacccagcaaacccgatttcagcactaatcccctcattggaggtggagtaaagaaatcgatttaaagagccctttgagtcagaaaaaaagggcttcgtcctgtggacgggtccaggcttaaatcgaggtaacgctgatAAATTGActtaaaat
This genomic interval carries:
- the CBLN2 gene encoding cerebellin-2 encodes the protein MPAPRGSGCWPLPKMLGLGRRGALPEPAGCCSCLAAALALLLLLLPAGCPVRAQNDTEPIVLEGKCLVVCDSSPSADGAITSSLGISVRSGSAKVAFSATRSTNHEPSEMSNRTMTIYFDQVLVNIGNHFDLASSIFVAPRKGIYSFSFHVVKVYNRQTIQVSLMQNGYPVISAFAGDQDVTREAASNGVLLHMEREDKVHLKLERGNLMGGWKYSTFSGFLVFPL